The Achromobacter deleyi region CGACCCGCCCGTACCCCGCCGACCGCATGCCGGGCAGCAGCGCCTGCATCAGCAGGATAGGCGCGGCAATGTTCAGCGCCATCGTGCGCGCCAGTTCTTCCTGCGTAACGTCCTGGATGTTGGCGACCTGGATCATGCCGGCGTTGTTGACCAGGTTCAGGACGGGGCGCTCGGCCGCGAGCTCGCGCGCCGCGGCGATGGTCGCCCCCGCATCGCCCAGGTCGACCGAACGGAAGGTTTCGCCGCGCAACGCCTGGTCCGGCGCCGTGCGGCTGAAGTTGACGACCTGATAGCCGTCTTCGAGCAAGCGCGCGACGATGGCGCGGCCGATTCCCCGGCTGCCGCCGGTGACAAGTGCGACGGGTGTGTTCATTGCGCGGTGATTCCTTTGTCTTTGATGAGTCCGCCCCATTTCTTGCGCTCCGCGGCTTCAAAGGCGGCCAGGTCGGCGCCAAACAGCGTGCCGGGCCTGGCGCCCATGGTGGCGAAATTCGTGCCGATGCCCTGGCTTTGCAGGCCGCTGCGGGCGGCGGCTATCAGTTGCTCGACGACGGGCGCCGGCGTATTGCGCGGCGCGTACAGCGCGAACCAGGCCGTAACGTCAAAGCCCGGCAGACCCGACTCCGCGACCGTCGGCAGGTCGGGGACCGAGGGATCGCGCGCGGCCGAAGTCACGGCCACGCCGCGCACCAGGTGGCCGTCCTTGATCTGCGCCAGCGCGCCGGGCAGATTGTCGAACAACAGGTCGACCTGCCCGCCCGCCACGGCCGGCAGGGACGCGGACGTGCCCTTGAACGGCACATGCAGCATCGTCACGCCGGCCATGGCTTCGAAATAGGCGCCGGTCAGGTGTACCGAGGACCCGATGCCGGGCGAGGCGTAGGTCAGCTTCTTGTCCGGCGACTGCCTGGCCGCCTTGATGACGTCCGCCACCGTCTTGTAGGGCGATTTCGCGCTGACGGCGATGACGTTGGGCGTGGTCGACACCAGGGCGATCGGCACCAGATCGCGCTCGGGGTCGAACGCCATGTTGCTGTAGAGGAACTGATTGATTGTCTGCGTGCCTATCGTGCCCAGGCCCAGGGTGTAGCCGTCGGCCTTCGCGCGGGCCACGTAGGCCATGCCGATATTGCCGCCCGCGCCGGGCTTGTTTTCCACCAGCACGGTCTGCTTCAGGCCGGGTTGCAGCGCATTGGCGATTGCGCGGCCGAAGATGTCGGCGCCGCC contains the following coding sequences:
- a CDS encoding SDR family oxidoreductase, which translates into the protein MNTPVALVTGGSRGIGRAIVARLLEDGYQVVNFSRTAPDQALRGETFRSVDLGDAGATIAAARELAAERPVLNLVNNAGMIQVANIQDVTQEELARTMALNIAAPILLMQALLPGMRSAGYGRVVNIGSRAALGKGGRTVYGASKAGLAGMTRTWALELAGDGITVNTVAPGPVATELFNQSNPPGAARTLALEASIPVGRVGRPEEVAHSVAMFLDPRAGFMTGQVLYVCGGVSVGLTG
- a CDS encoding Bug family tripartite tricarboxylate transporter substrate binding protein — encoded protein: MTQLLHPRAGWRNLAVAALAALALPAVHAAGYPDHPVTVVVPYPPGGGADIFGRAIANALQPGLKQTVLVENKPGAGGNIGMAYVARAKADGYTLGLGTIGTQTINQFLYSNMAFDPERDLVPIALVSTTPNVIAVSAKSPYKTVADVIKAARQSPDKKLTYASPGIGSSVHLTGAYFEAMAGVTMLHVPFKGTSASLPAVAGGQVDLLFDNLPGALAQIKDGHLVRGVAVTSAARDPSVPDLPTVAESGLPGFDVTAWFALYAPRNTPAPVVEQLIAAARSGLQSQGIGTNFATMGARPGTLFGADLAAFEAAERKKWGGLIKDKGITAQ